The genomic window TCGTCGGTGCTGAGCACCTCGGCGACCGGGCGCAGCGCGGTCAGCGAATCGGTGCCGTGGCTGACCGGGTCGATGAGCACAGTGCCGGCGCCGGCCCGCCGGATCTGGATGAGGTACGCGCGATTGGAGTAGCGGAAGCCCGACGCCCGCTCGGCGTCCACCGCGAACGAGCCGTGCCCGCCGCCCAGCAACTCCGCGGCCGCGGCGATCTCGCGGACGGTCACCGCGAGCTCGGGCACCCCCTCGGCGGGGTGCAGTAGCGGGATCGGTTCGGGTTCAGTGCTGCCGGGCGCATCGGCCGCCGGTTCGCCCATATCAGGCGCGTGACCGCGAGCCCAGGTCGGTGACCCCGACGGGCGGCAGGCCCGAGGCGTGCTCCAGCACTTCGCAGAATGCCTCGACGTGGACCCCGACCTCGGGGGTGGTCGCCGTCCACGAGGCCCGCAGTTCGAGCTGGTGGGCGCGCGGCGGTCCGGAGATGTCGCCGTAGCGCACCGACGTGGTCGCGGTGACGGTGCCGCCCAGGGCGGTGACCTGGTCGGTGCGCGATTCCAGCGCATCGACCAGCCAGCTCCACGCCACTTCCGGCAGTAGCGGGTCGACGGCCTCGCTCGAGTCGAGGTCGGCCTGGATGTAGGCGACCAGGCGGATGGTGCCGTCCCAGGCGTCGGCGCCGTCGGGGTCGTAGAGCAGGATCAGGCGGCCGAATGCGTCGCCCTCGGAGCGTTCGGGGACGATCTCGAGGTCGGGATGCTTGACCTCGGCACCCAGCGCGTAGCTGAAGGGCGCCAGCCGCTGCGGCGGCCGGATCGGGCCCAACTCGATCTCCGGCCGGGCGTTGACGGCATTCATCGCCGCCACCGCCTCGCGGAACGGGCCCGGTTCGACTGAAGTCACTGGCGCAGCTCCTCCTCGTCGCTCCCGCTCCGCATCGTCGTATGCGCGGGTCACAGCGTCCGACGCTAGACCCATCGCCCGACCCGCCGCGACAGGCGCGCCGGTTTTCAAACGGGTCGCGACCAAGCCGTTACCTGGTCTTGTCGCGGTCTCCATAGTCGGGTGTTCTCGCTGCTCAGCTGCCTGTTCCGCCGGTGAATCGGGCCGGGCGCTTCTCGCGGTGCGCGGCCAGGCCCTCCTGGACGTCGGGGCCGCTGAAACTGAGGAATTCCAGGCCAAGCGAGGTTTCGAAGGTGGGCGCGAACATCCGGTACCAGGAATTCAGGCTGCGTTTGGTCCAGCGGATGGCGTTTTGCGCGCCCTGCGCCAGGTCGCCGGCGATCCGGGTCGCGGTCGCCAGCACATCGTCGTCGTCGACGCAGGCCGAGACCAGGCCGATCCGCTCGGCTTCCTCGCCGAGCAGCGTCTCGCAGGTCAGCAGGTAGAACTTGGCCTTGGCCATGCCGACCAGCAGCGGCCAGCAGATCGTGGCGTGGTCGCCCGCCGCGACGCCGAGCTTGGTGTGCCCGTCGATGAGCTTGGCGGTGCGGCCCGCGACCGAGATGTCGGCCAGCAGCGCCACCACCAGCCCGGCGCCGACGGCCGGGCCGCGGATCGCCGAGACCACCGGCTTGTCGAAGTTGACCAGGTTGAGCACCAGATCACGGGCCTCCCGCATGATGCGGATCCGGCCCTCGTAGTCGTTGATGGTCTCGTCGATCAGGTCGAAGCTGCCGCCGGAGGAGAACGCCTTGCCCTCGCCGCGGACCAGGACGGCACGCACGGCCGGGTCGCGATCGATCGCCGGCCAGACGTCGGCGAGGTCACGGTGCATCTGCGGCCCGACCGAATTCAGTCCGGGGGAGTCGAGCACCACCTCGAGGACGCCGTTATCACCGAGTTCAAAGCGGAGGCTCGGGAATTCGTCGTAGCTGATCGGCACGGGACCGATGTTACGCAAGCGCCGATCGGCACTCGTGGCAGCATTGAGGCTGATGAACACCCCTGTGCGTGCCCGCCGTAAGCTGCCCGAGTCGCCGTACCTGGCCGCGCTGGCCGGTCGCAAACCCCACCGGGTGCCGGTGTGGTTCATGCGGCAGGCCGGCCGTTCGCTGCCCGAGTACCGCAAGTTGCGCGAACGACACAGCATGCTGGCGGCGTGCTTGCAGCCGGAGGTCGTCTGCGAGATCACCCTGCAGCCCATCCGGCGTCACGACGTCGACGCCGCGATCCTGTTCTCCGACATCGTGGTACCGCTGCGCGCTGCGGGCATAGATCTGGACATCGTCGCCGACGTCGGGCCGGTGATCGCCCACCCGATCCGCACCGACGCCGACATCGATGCGATGAAACCGCTTGAGGCACAGGCAATTCAGCCGGTGAGCGAGGCGGTGGCGCTGCTCGTCGACGCGCTGGGCGAGGTGCCGCTGATCGGTTTCGCCGGTGCGCCGTTTACCCTGGCGTCCTATCTCGTCGAGGGCGGCCCCAGCCGGAATCACGCCCGCACCAAGACCATGATGCTGTCCGAGCCGGCGAGCTGGCACGCGCTGATGTCGAAGCTGGCCGATCTGACCGTCGCGTTTCTGCGTGGCCAGATCGAGGCCGGGATCGACGCCATCCAGGTGTTCGACTCGTGGGCCGGGACGCTGTCGCTGGCCGATTACCGCCAATACGTGTTGCCGCACAGCGCGCGGGTCTTCGCCACCCTGGCCGAATACCGCATACCGATGACGCATTTCGGGGTCGGGACCGCCGAGCTGCTGGGTGCGATGAGCGAAGCGGGCGCGACAACCGTCGGCGTGGACTGGCGCACCTCGCTCACCGATGCCGCGGCTAGGGTGCGGCCCGGCACCGCGCTGCAGGGCAACCTCGATCCCGTCGTGCTGCTGGCCGGCTGGCCGGCGGTGGAGCGTGCCGCGCGCGCCGTCGTCGACGACGGGCGACGCGCGGTGGACGCCGGGGCCCGCGGCCACGTGTTCAATCTGGGGCACGGGGTGCTGCCGGAGACCGACCCCGGTGTGCTGACCGACCTGGTGTCGCTGGTCCACTCGCTATGAGTGCTCGCTCGTATTGCGTTGTGGGCGGTGGTATTTCGGGTTTGACCGCAGCCTACCGGCTGCGTCAGGCGGCCGGCGACGACGCGAGCATCACGCTGTTGCACCCGGATGAGAAGCTCGGCGGCATCCTGCGCACCGAGCCGGTGGCCGGGCGTCCGATGGACGTGGGTGCCGAGGCGTTCGTGCTCAGGCGCCCCGAGATGCCGGCCCTGCTGGCCGAATTGGGGCTGTCGGAACGCCAATTGGGCACCACCGGCGTCCGGCCGTTGATCTACAGCCAGCAGTCGTTGCACCCGCTGCCGCCGGCCACCGTCGTGGGGATTCCCTCGTCGGCGGCGTCGATGGGTGGGCTGGTCGACGACGCGACCGTCGCGTGGATCGACACCGAACCCACCCGCCCGCTGAGCTGGACGCTGGGCAGCGACCCTGCGGTGGCCGAGCTGGTCGGCGAGCGCTTCGGGGAGCAGGCGGTGGCCCGTTCGGTGGACCCGCTGCTGAGCGGGGTGTACGCGGGCTCGGCGGCGACGATCGGGCTGCGGGCCGCGGCCCCCGGCGTGGCGGCCGCCCTCGACCGCGGCGCGGCCAGCCTGACCGAGGCGGTGCGTGCGGCAGCGCCGCCGGCCAGCAGCGCCCCGGTGTTCGGGGCGATCGATGGTAGCTACCAGGTGCTGGTCGACGAACTCCGCGAGCGCAGCCGGGCGCGGTGGGTGCGCGCCGCGGTGCAGCGGATCGAGCCTGCGGGCTCGGGCTGGTCGCTGCGCGATGACGCCGGAACGGCCTGGGAAGCAGACGCCGCGATCCTGGCCATCCCCGCCCCGCGCGTCGCGCGGTTGATTTCCGCCGTGGCGCCGGACAGTTCGGCGGCCGCGAGCCGGGTCACCAGCGCGTCGTCGGCGGTGCTGGCGCTCGCCGTGCCGGGTGACACCGCGTTTCCCGAGTGCTCGGGCGTGCTGGTGGCGTCCGGTGAGCGCCTGCACGCCAAGGCGATCACGTTGTCATCGCGCAAATGGGGCATTCCGGGGGACGTGCAGTTCCTGCGACTGTCGTTTGGGCGGTTCGGCGACGACCTGGCCGTCACCGCCACCGACGAGCAGCTGCTGGCCTGGGCGGCCGACGACCTGGCGACGGTGTTCGGGTTGCGGGTCGAGCCCGTCGACGCCCGGATGCAGCGCTGGATCGAGGCGATGCCGCAGTACGGGCCGGGGCACGCCGACCTGGTCGCCGAGATCCGCGCCGGCCTGCCGCCGACGCTGGCCGTGGCCGGCAGCTACCTCGACGGGATCGGGGTGCCGGCCTGCATCGGGGCGGCCGGCCGCGCCGCCGAGCGCGTGATCGGGGCCACCGGTGGCGCCGGCGCCGGAGTGGCACGATAGGTCCCATGGCCAAGATCGACTTCGACGCGCTGAACGCTACGATTCGCTACCTGATGTTCTCGGTGTTCTCGGTGCGGCCGGGCGCGCTCGGCGAGCAACGCGAGGCCGTGATCGAGGACGCGACCCGGTTCTTCAAGCAGCAGGAGGAACGCGGCGTCGTGGTGCGCGGTCTCTACGACGTCGCGGGTCTGCGCGCCGACGCGGATTTCATGGTCTGGACGCACGCCGAGCGTGTCGAGGCACTGCAGGCGACCTACGCCGACTTCCGCCGCACTACCTCGCTGGGGCAGGTCAGCTTGCCGGTGTGGAGCAGCGTGGCGCTGCACCGCCCCGCGGAGTTCAACAAGAGCCACATCCCCGCGTTCCTGGCCGGCGAAGAGCCCGGCGCCTACATCTGCGTCTATCCGTTCGTGCGGTCCTACGAGTGGTACCTGCTGCCCGACGAGGAGCGCCGCCGGATGCTCGCCGAGCACGGGATGGCCGCCCGCGAGTACAAGGATGTCCGGGCCAACACGGTCCCGGCGTTCGCCCTGGGGGACTACGAGTGGCTACTGGCCTTCGAGGCGCCCGAACTGCACCGCATCGTCGACCTGATGCGGGAACTGCGCGCCACCGACGCTCGCCGGCACACCCGCGAGGAGACGCCGTTCTTCACCGGCCCGCGGGTGGCCGTCGAGCAGCTGGTGAATTCGCTACCCTGACGGACCGCGCAGTACGGGTAGTCGGCCTCCCATGCGATGTTGTCGATGCCGATCTGGTGTCGCAGCTGGACCCTGACGTGGTCGCTGATGGGGCACGTCAGGAAGCGTTCGCGAAACACTCGCTGGGCAGCTTGCCGCCGACGCGGCGGCGGAAGCGTTCAGTCAGCCCGGCGGCGGACCGCCGACGCGCTAACCCCCGGCACCTGCGGAGGGCGTTGTGGCGGAGGCAATGTGGTCGAGAACATGGGTGAGCACGGCGTCTGGTGCTTCGATTTGTGGCCAGTGGCCGATGTCGGTGTCCAGCATCACCACGTCGGCGTCGGGAATGACCTGCCGGTACCGCTCGGCCATGTGCCGGCCGGAATTGGGATCGGCCGGCCCGTCGATCAACCGCATTGGGACGGCTGTCTGCCGCATCGCGCGCACCCAGCGGTTGCGGTGCGTCAAGCGGTCGTTGATGAACCGTCCGACCTTGTGGGAGACGCGTTTGCCGTCGTTGTACTCCAGGATTTCGTTGAACTACTGTCGCAGCGTGGGTGACGGCTTGGTCTGGGCGCCGAAGAGTTCGTCGATCGTGCGCTCGAGGACGCGCCTGGACAGCACCACTTTGCGGAACCGGCTGGCGACCGCGCCGAGTCCGGTCTGCGACAACAGGATCTGGGCGAGTCGAGGCGTATAGACCTCGTTGAACAATCCGCCGTTGAGCCAGGTCATCGAGCGGATGTGCAATGTAGCCGAAGTCGCTCCTGCTTCGTGGCGTGCCAGAAGTTCTTGCGCAACGGAGTCGCCGATGTCGTGGGTGACGATGTGCACGCTGTCCACCCCGAGGCGCGCCAGCAGGGCCTCGTGCATGTCGGCATGGTCAGGCACGGAGTAGCCGTAGGCAACTGGCTTGTCGGAGAAGCCCATGCCCAGCATGTCGGGGGCGATGACGGTGAACTTCGACGTCAATGCCGGCCAGATGAAGGACCAATCCCAAGAGTTGAACGGATAGCCGTGAATCAACAACAGCGCGGGCCCGGCGCCTTCCATCCGGTAGAAGACGTCGAATCCCAGGTAGTCGAAGTGCCGACCGCCGGCTTTCCACGCTTCGAGTGCTGCATCCATGCCCGCACTCTAACTGGGTTCTGATTTTGAACGCAATAGCCTAAGCTGGCGACATGCGCCACGACGATCTCCACCTGGAACCGTGTTCGATCCTGCGGCCGCTCGGGTTGCTCGGCGACCGGTGGACGATGGTCGTGCTGCGGCAGGCCTTTGCGGGTGTGCGGCGCTTCGAGGACTTCCACTCGGTGTTGGGCCTGAGCCGAGCGGTCCTGGCCGAGCGGCTGGCTCGACTGGTCGACGCGGGGATTTTCGAGCGACGGGCGTATCGCGACGCCCGGCGCACGCGTCACGAATACCGCCTCACCGACAAGGGCATGGACCTGTATCCGGTGCTGATGGCGCTGCGCACCTGGGGCGACAAGTATCTGGCGCCGGACGGGCCGTTCGCGCACTACCGGCATGTCGAGTGCGGCGGCAGTGCTGAGATCCACCTCGTCTGTGATCGCTGCGGCGACGAGCTGACCGCCCGCGACGTGCAACTCGAGGCCGGCGCCGGCTTGCGGGCATGGGCGCTTGGAGACGCCGCGGGGTCGGGACCCGGCTGAGCCTTGCCCCGGCCGCGCTGGCTAGTGCTCGTCGGGAACCAGGCGCAACGAGATCGAGTTGATGCAGTACCGCTGATCTGTGGGCGTCGGGTAGCCCTCGCCGGAGAACACGTGACCGAGGTGGCTGTGGCAGTTCGCGCAGAGCACCTCGGTGCGCGTCGTCCCGAACGAGTGGTCGGGCCGCAGGATCACCGCGTCGGAGCTCGACGGGTCGAAGAAGGATGGCCACCCGCAGTGCGACTCGAATTTTTCGGTGCTGCGGAACAGCTCAGCGCCGCAGGCGCGGCACTCGTAAACGCCCTGGGTCTTGGAGTCGGTGTATTCACCGGTGAACGGCCGCTCGGTGCCGGCTCGGCGTAGCACCTGAAACTCCTCGGGGGTGAGCTTCTTGCGCCATTCGTCGTCAGACAGCTGCAACTTCGGCTGAGTGTCGGGGGAGGTCATGCTTCCACGCTAGCCCGAAAGGCGTTGACCCGCCGCTCCCCGCTGCGCCCGGCTGCGCCGCGCTGGCGATCACCGCGCCTAATGCAGGTGGCCCGCTGCGCCCGGCTGCGCCGCGGCGGCGATCGCCTCACGCTCCCGCTCGGCCGCCAGCCAGGCCGGATCGAGCCCGTTGTCCAGCCGGCCCTCGGCCTTGGCGTCGAGGTAGCGGAAGTAGAGCACGGTGAAAGCGACGATCAGCAGCAGCGACCACCCGTAGGTGATCTTGAGGTACTGCAGTGCGCGGCCGTATCTCATGTACCGGTAGATCAGCCAGTCGTCCAACGCCATGAAGCCGTAGATCCCCAGCCATGCCGGCCAATTGCGGATCAGCGAGTTCGGCAGCACCACCGTCATCAGGAACGGGAACAGCATCATCGAGTAGTAGCCCTGGGCCAGAGACGACACCAGGAACGACCACAGCAGCAGCACGCCCGACGAGCCGGTGTACCAGAACAGCGGGTCGCGGGTGCGGTAGTAGCGGTACAGCAGCCACAGCGCGCCGATCGCCAACACCGTAAACAGGAGTCGCAGGAACACGATCAGCCAGGTGGGCAGGCCGAAGTACACGCCGTTGCCCTCGATCGAGCTGTTGAAGTAATCCCGGGTGCCCAGGAAGTAGGGCACCGTCTTGGTGACGAAGTCCATCGGGTCGCTGACCAACGGCCACGCGATCGCATTGATGACCACGGGCACCACCAACGCCGGCACCAGCGTGCGCCACTGCCGGTTCAGCAGCGGCAGCAACAGCAGCGGGCCCAGCACCGGTTTGAGCGTGAGCGTCAGGCCGATCACCAGCCCGGCCCACCACTGGTGGGACACCTTGCCGTCCAGCAGCCAGCGCAGGAAGAGCACCTCGGCCAGCAGGACGCAGCCGTTGATGTTGGTGAACACCAGCGTGCTGGTCACGCTCTCGGTGCAGAACATGCCCAGCAGCAGGGCGGGCGCGGCCACCGACGAGATCGTGAACTTGAACAGCCGCAGCAGCAGATACCAGGCGATCAGGATCGCGATCGTGTTGATTCCGATGAACAGGTACCGCGACGGCGTGAAGGACAGGTAGCCGAAGGGCGCCATCAGCAGCGTGCCGCCGGGCGGATACAGGTAGTGCGGGTCGACGTAGTCGAAGTGCTCGTTGTAGATGTCCCAGCCGTGCCGGAAGTTCAGCACGGCCCGATAGACCGGCTTGAAGTCGTCGGTGATGTTGCCGTTGAGGCACAGGATGATGCTGCGGTGCAACACCGACATGATGGCCACCGGCCACAGCGCGGACCGCACGATGGTCGCGGTTTTCGGGGCGCCGGTCGGCGGCCGAAAAGCGGCCAGGGTCCGATCACGCAAGCCGGATCGAGTCGGGTCAGCAGCCGTCACCAGCGCACCGTACACCGCAGCTTCGCCCGGCGACGATGCGGCCGCGCGGCGGGGGAGGAGGAGCTGGGCAATCGGAAAGGGCTCAAGTGTCAGGCGGGACAGTACGTGTCGGTGGTGGGTAGCTTGCCGCTGTCGAGATAACCGAGCAGCGGCGGGATCGCGCACGGCGAATAGACGCTGGCGCCGTGGCCGATGCCCTGCCACATCACCCGCTTGCTGGCCGCGGTGGCGTTGATGACGGTGGCTGCGGTGGCCGCGACGCCCTCGGATCCGACGATCGGGTCGCTCTGCACGCCCAGCAACACGACGTCGATCTTGAGGTCCTTGGGCGGCGGGGGCGGCGAATTGGTCGGCCAGTGCACGCATTTGACCAGGTTGAGCGCGGCCACGGTGCCGAACTGGGGGTAGAGCTTCCCCCAGGCGACGACGAGTTCGCGCACCCGGTCCGGGGTGGGACGGTTGACGGCGTCGCTGCAGCCGTTGACGAACTGGCCGTCGCTGTCCAGGGCGCCGGCGGCGCGGTTGATCAGCGCGCTGAGCTGGTTGGTGTCACCGGAGCGGGCCGCGGCCAGCGTGTTGGCCAGGGTCGTGGTGGTGCCGACGCGGTCGCCGGTGGGAAAGCCCAGGGCGACGGTGATGGCGTTGGCGACCTCGGCCACCGACGCGCCGCCGGGTCCCTTGCCGGCGCGGGCGTCGGCGAGCAGCGCGCTGACGGCGCCCTTCGGGTCGGGACCCAGCGCGCAGTTGACCGCGATGCATTGCGCGGCGAACGCGTCGAGCGCGGCCTGCTGGCCCTTCACCTGCTGCTCGGCAACGGCTTCGGCGTTGGTGCCCAAGGCAACCGGGGAGTCGAGGATCAGCCTGGCGACCTTGCTGGGTCGCGAGGAGGCGTAGGCCAGCGCGACCTGCGCGCCGTTGCCGATGCCGACCAACGCGACCGCGGGCACGTCCCACAGGCTGCGCAGCCGCTCGATGTCGGAGGCGGCGTGGGCGTCGTCGTAGGCGCTGGAGCCCGGCGCGATGGCGTCGGTGCAGTTCGTGGTCGCAGTGTTGGCGACGTCGGAAAGGTTGGCGACCGGGTCGTCGCCGGTCTCGAACTGCGCCTGATCCCGCATCGTCTGGCGGTCGGTGCGGTCCCGGCAGTCGATCGGGCTCGACGCGCCGATGCCGCGGCGGTCGACGGCGACGATCGGGTGGGTTTGCAGCATGTCGGTACCCGCCCGCGACAGCCACACCGGCAGCTGCGTCGAGGACGGCAAATCGGTGCCAGTCGTGAAGACCAGGGGGCCGGCGTCCTTGGGGGTGCGGTTCGATTTGGCGCGGACCACCCCGATGTTCACGGTCCCGCTGCCGCCGTTGACCGGGTCGAGGTCGGCGTCGTAGTTCGCGCAATCCAGCTGGACGTCGGGCGCCGGGCGAACCCCGGCGTCGGTGAACGTCTTCGACGTGCAGTCGTGCCAGGACAAGTCGTTCTTGGGTGCGGCGATCGGCGGCGGCCCCACCGGGGCGGGCTTGCTGGGGGCCACGCCCTGCGGCCGGGCACCGGAATCGGTGGCGAAGCGCGGGTCGGCGGCCAGGCCCGGGACGCAGCCGGAGACGAGCGCGGTCACCGCAACGAGGATCGTGGCGAACGTGGCGTGCCGGCTCATGCGACCACAGTAGCTTCGACTTTTTCAGGCCTTCACGTATCGGGTGTAAAGGTAGCCGGCGTCGTCGGTCAGGACGTGGGAGCAATGCATGCGGGTCAGCAGTTGCCCCGGGCCGGTCGCGATGCGGCGGGCCAGGCCGCCGACGATGTAGGGCGCGATGGTGAGACACAGCTCATCGAGCAGGTCGCGTTGCACGAACGCGCCCAGCAGCATCGGCCCGCCCTCGGTGAGGATGCGATGCATGCCGCGCGACGCGAGGATCGTCAGCAGGGCGGCCTCGTCGACCTCGCCGGGGTCCTCGCCGGAACAGTCGACCACCTCGGCCAGGTCGGCGAGCAGGCGGCCGGCGCCGGCCGCGGCGGCGGTGCAGGTGAGCACCAGGGGCGGCACCTCGGTCCGGGTGAACACCGGCATGTCGCGGTCCAGGCGAGCCGATTTGGTGACGATCGCCAGTTGCGGGACTTCGGTCTGTCCCCGGGCCTGCCGGTGCTGGCGTGGCGCGACGCCGAGCTGCGCCCCGGAATAGCCCTCGATGCGTACGGTGCCCGCGCCGACCACGATGACGTCGGCGAGCTCGCGCAGCAGGTGGAAGATGAGCCGGTCGCCCGGCCCCGCCATGGTCCCGGTTTTGCCGTCCGCGGTGGCTCCGCCGTCGATGCTGGTGATGAAGTTCGCCCGCACCCAGGGCTGGTCCTGTTCCGGATATGCGTAGAGCTGGGGGAGCTCGCCGTCATCGAGTTGGCGCGCCGACCCGAGCAGCGTCAGTGGGGTCTCGGGGCCGCTGCCGGCCGCAGAGTCGGGCATGAGGTTGATTGCAGCACGCCGTTACAGTTCCTGCATGCACGGGGGCCGCGTGGGGCGTCTGGTCGATCGGCATCCGACCGTGTCACCGGAACGGCTGATCGCCCAACTGAAACCGCCACCGACGTTCGCCGACGTGAGTTTTGCGAGCTACCGTCCCGACCCGGCCGAACCGTCGCAGGCCGCCGCGGTCGCGGCGTGCCGGGAGTTCTGCGAGCAGGCCGTGCGGCGCAGGGCGGGCCGGCGAAAGCCGTTCGGTAAGCGCCAGGTGTTGCCCGGCGTCGGGCTGTACCTGGACGGCGGGTTCGGTGTGGGCAAGACCCACCTGCTGGCGTCGGCTTACTATCAGCTGCCCGGCGACGGGCCGCGGCCGCCAACGCCCAAGGCGTTCGCCACCTTTGGCGAGCTGACCCAGCTCGCGGGGGTGTTCGGCTTCGTCGAATGCATCGACCTGTTGGCCGACTACACCGTGGTGTGCATCGACGAATTCGAACTCGACGACCCGGGCAACACCACGCTGATTTCGCGGATGCTCGCGGCGCTGGTCGAGCGCGGGGTGTCGCTGGCGGCCACCTCGAACACGCTTCCCGAGCAGCTCGGCGAGGGCCGCTTCGCGGCCCAGGACTTCCTACGCGAAATCAACACGCTGGCAAGCATTTTCACCACCGTGCGCATCGACGGCCCCGACTACCGCCATCGTGGCCTGCCGCCGGCGCCCCCGCCGCCCACCGATAAGGAGGTGGTCGCGCGGGCCGCGGGCGTGCCGGGGGCGACGCTGGACGACTTCGACGCGCTGTGCGCGCATCTGGCGACGATGCACCCGTCACGGTATCTGAGCCTGATCGAGGGGGTGACCGCCGTGTTCTTGACCGGCGTGCACGGCATCGATGACCAGAACGTCGCGCTGCGGCTGGTATCGCTGACGGATCGGCTGTACGACGCTGGCATTCCTGTGGTGGCCTCCGGGGCCAAGCTGGACACCGTTTTCGGCGCCGAGATGCTGGCCGGTGGTTACCGGAAGAAGTACCTGCGCGCGACGTCTCGGCTGTTGGCGTTGAGCGCCGCGGCTAGCTCAGCTCGCGAACCATGACGTAGTCGTGCTCGCGCAGGTCGGCGCCGACCCGAAAGGTTCTGGTGCCGCTGATCCTGAATCCGTGCTTGGTGTAAAAGCGTTGCGCTCGAACGTTTTCCTGGTTGACGCCCAGCCACATGCTGCGGACGTGCCAGTCGGCGACGGCGCCCACGGCGTGCTTCATCAGCATTGCCGACAACCCGCCGCCGTGAAAGTCGGGCACTACGTACATCTTTGACAGCTCCGCCGTCGGGCGGACATCGACGGCGCGCGCCACGTCGGGGTCGTCGCCGACGCCGTTGACCACCATGGTGTAACCGACGATCCGGTCGTCGTGCTGCGCGGTCAGGATCACCCGGTCGGGGTCGGTCAGATACTCGGCGAACCGCGCGGCCGAAAGGTTGGTGTCGATGAAGGATGCGACGTTCTCCCGCGCTATCGAGGGCGGGCACGCCAACGGAAAGGTGCGCGCGGCGACGGCGGCCAGCTCATCGGTGTCGACGGAATCCGGGGAGGCGAGGCGGACGGTCCCCGTCACAGGTTCCATTGCGCGAGGTGCTGGCCCGTCTTCTTGTCCAGCAGAACCACATTGGAGACCGGGTCGCGGTAGGCGTCCCAATAGACGCCGCCGCGCACGATCGCTCCGTTAGGCGCATTGACGAGCACGTTGTCCAGCGCGTCGGGGGCATCGGTTGCCCGCGGCTTGTACGCGTCGCCATACGGCGTGACGCCGTCGAAGCTGAAGTTGGTCGCCATGATGTACGGGTTGGGCACCCGCACGGCGCGCACGGTGATGTCGGCGCGGTTGGGCGTGCTGCCGGGGAAACTCTTGATCGGGACGCCGCTGCGGGTGTAGCCGAATCCCGGCGGCGGGTCGCAGGGGGCGACGCTGCTGACCGTCACGTCCGCGATGTAGGTTCCCGTGTCCACTCGCAGGGTGTCGCCGATGTGGCCGATCGGAGCGTCCCCGGCCCGCGCGCTGGGCGCGGCGACGCCGGTCGCGGTGACGCTGGCGGCGGCGATCAGGAGGGTTGACAAGACGATCAACCAGCGGTGTCTCTTCGCCACGTCTGCGCCTCCTATGCGTCCTTGCAGGGGACCTTCGCATGATCGCACACGCGCCGCCGCCGGCGGGAGGGGTCGGCGGGCTCGGTCGCCGCCGGGGTCGCCATGGTCAAGTCCTGCGAAGAGATGCGCGCCCGGCGTCGCTCTGCGACGATCTGTGGACTATGAAGCGTCTTCTGCTGCTGCTGGGCCTCGCCGCGATGATCGGCACGGCCGCGCCGGCGGCCGCCGACCCGGCCGACGACCAATTCCTCGCCGCGTTGCAGGCCTCCGGCGTCACGTACAAAGACCCGGGCAAGGTGATTTCGGCAGCCAAGTGGGTGTGTCAAACCGTCAACGGCGGCGAGCAGATGGCCGACGTCGTCAAGACCGTCGAGGCCGAAAACCCCGGACTCGTCCAGGAGAACGCGGCCAAGTTCACCGCGCTGGCGGCCAGCGCGTACTGCCCCAACAAGCTGCCGCCCGCGCCCGCCGCGTCTCCCGCGCCTGCCGTGCCCGTGAACAACGGCTGACAGCCCACTATTCGTCGGCGTCCGTGGCGGTCTCGGCGGC from Mycobacterium shigaense includes these protein-coding regions:
- a CDS encoding DUF3000 domain-containing protein, coding for MTRAYDDAERERRGGAAPVTSVEPGPFREAVAAMNAVNARPEIELGPIRPPQRLAPFSYALGAEVKHPDLEIVPERSEGDAFGRLILLYDPDGADAWDGTIRLVAYIQADLDSSEAVDPLLPEVAWSWLVDALESRTDQVTALGGTVTATTSVRYGDISGPPRAHQLELRASWTATTPEVGVHVEAFCEVLEHASGLPPVGVTDLGSRSRA
- a CDS encoding enoyl-CoA hydratase/isomerase family protein yields the protein MPISYDEFPSLRFELGDNGVLEVVLDSPGLNSVGPQMHRDLADVWPAIDRDPAVRAVLVRGEGKAFSSGGSFDLIDETINDYEGRIRIMREARDLVLNLVNFDKPVVSAIRGPAVGAGLVVALLADISVAGRTAKLIDGHTKLGVAAGDHATICWPLLVGMAKAKFYLLTCETLLGEEAERIGLVSACVDDDDVLATATRIAGDLAQGAQNAIRWTKRSLNSWYRMFAPTFETSLGLEFLSFSGPDVQEGLAAHREKRPARFTGGTGS
- the hemE gene encoding uroporphyrinogen decarboxylase; translation: MRARRKLPESPYLAALAGRKPHRVPVWFMRQAGRSLPEYRKLRERHSMLAACLQPEVVCEITLQPIRRHDVDAAILFSDIVVPLRAAGIDLDIVADVGPVIAHPIRTDADIDAMKPLEAQAIQPVSEAVALLVDALGEVPLIGFAGAPFTLASYLVEGGPSRNHARTKTMMLSEPASWHALMSKLADLTVAFLRGQIEAGIDAIQVFDSWAGTLSLADYRQYVLPHSARVFATLAEYRIPMTHFGVGTAELLGAMSEAGATTVGVDWRTSLTDAAARVRPGTALQGNLDPVVLLAGWPAVERAARAVVDDGRRAVDAGARGHVFNLGHGVLPETDPGVLTDLVSLVHSL
- a CDS encoding protoporphyrinogen oxidase, producing MSARSYCVVGGGISGLTAAYRLRQAAGDDASITLLHPDEKLGGILRTEPVAGRPMDVGAEAFVLRRPEMPALLAELGLSERQLGTTGVRPLIYSQQSLHPLPPATVVGIPSSAASMGGLVDDATVAWIDTEPTRPLSWTLGSDPAVAELVGERFGEQAVARSVDPLLSGVYAGSAATIGLRAAAPGVAAALDRGAASLTEAVRAAAPPASSAPVFGAIDGSYQVLVDELRERSRARWVRAAVQRIEPAGSGWSLRDDAGTAWEADAAILAIPAPRVARLISAVAPDSSAAASRVTSASSAVLALAVPGDTAFPECSGVLVASGERLHAKAITLSSRKWGIPGDVQFLRLSFGRFGDDLAVTATDEQLLAWAADDLATVFGLRVEPVDARMQRWIEAMPQYGPGHADLVAEIRAGLPPTLAVAGSYLDGIGVPACIGAAGRAAERVIGATGGAGAGVAR
- the hemQ gene encoding hydrogen peroxide-dependent heme synthase, with product MAKIDFDALNATIRYLMFSVFSVRPGALGEQREAVIEDATRFFKQQEERGVVVRGLYDVAGLRADADFMVWTHAERVEALQATYADFRRTTSLGQVSLPVWSSVALHRPAEFNKSHIPAFLAGEEPGAYICVYPFVRSYEWYLLPDEERRRMLAEHGMAAREYKDVRANTVPAFALGDYEWLLAFEAPELHRIVDLMRELRATDARRHTREETPFFTGPRVAVEQLVNSLP
- a CDS encoding winged helix-turn-helix transcriptional regulator, producing MRHDDLHLEPCSILRPLGLLGDRWTMVVLRQAFAGVRRFEDFHSVLGLSRAVLAERLARLVDAGIFERRAYRDARRTRHEYRLTDKGMDLYPVLMALRTWGDKYLAPDGPFAHYRHVECGGSAEIHLVCDRCGDELTARDVQLEAGAGLRAWALGDAAGSGPG
- the msrB gene encoding peptide-methionine (R)-S-oxide reductase MsrB; protein product: MTSPDTQPKLQLSDDEWRKKLTPEEFQVLRRAGTERPFTGEYTDSKTQGVYECRACGAELFRSTEKFESHCGWPSFFDPSSSDAVILRPDHSFGTTRTEVLCANCHSHLGHVFSGEGYPTPTDQRYCINSISLRLVPDEH